A window of Lentibacillus sp. Marseille-P4043 contains these coding sequences:
- a CDS encoding efflux RND transporter permease subunit has translation MKKIINFSLNNKFAIWILTIMVVVAGLYSGLNMKQETMPNITMPNVSVVTTYPGAAPDEVTDKVTVPIEQRVENLNGVELVNSTSLANASSVQIQYDFDTDMDEAATEVEEAISNISLPDGAEEPKVSRLSINAFPVMALSVSDKDHSLEQLTKRVENDVQPTLEGLDGVSDVQITGQQVQKVTIDFDDAKLNKYGLTEDKIKQLIQGSDVSFPLGLTNFDGEVKNLVIDGNVATVDDLRAIKIPAVPQSASQGDMSQQGAAQQGGAAQGTEQQNKAAQSNGANQQTQAPAEIPTVQLGELADIEVVGEAESISRTNGEDSVGIQIVKAPDANTVEVVNNVKDAIGDFEDDYGLTVTTTFDQGEPIEESVNTMLSKALFGALFAIVIILLFLRSIKTTLISIVSIPLSLLMAVFLLDQMDITLNIMTLGALTVAIGRVIDDSIVVIENIYRRMALSGEKLRGRDLIREATREMFIPICSSTIVTIAVFLPLGLVSGQVGEMFMPFALAVVFALASSLIVAVTIVPMLAHSLFKKDLNKMATNETVQHEKKPNKLTRGYKRILDWALNHKLITFGGSVIVLVLSFLLVPVIGVSFLPDEEQKMIMATYSPEPGETREEAEEVAYDAEEYISNHDGVTTYQFSLGGGSPMGGMMGMGGDNSALFFIEYDSDFENFNDETTKVIDTLNKNTDKGEWGSIDFASMGSGLEMYVYGDNTEDIQGAVDQILPVMKENDDLEKAESSLSEAYDQYTLVANQEKLSQSGLTAAQIGMNLSDSGEAPILTTVKHDGEDVNVYIEVDEKQYDSIDDLKDSEIQTPLGTTVKVKDVMDVEEGKSPDTIERREGKMYASLSADIKTDDAAAVSKELEDKISDLDLPDGVSVDFGGVTEQINESFTQLGLAMLAAVAIVYFVLVVTFGGALAPFAILFSLPFTIIGGLVALWIANEPLSVSAMIGALMLIGIVVTNAIVLIDRVIHKEKEGLSTREALLEAGSTRLRPILMTALATIGALIPLAIGMEGGGLISKGLGVTVIGGLTSSTILTLVIVPIVYEALAKFRKKKTNE, from the coding sequence TTGAAGAAAATCATCAATTTCTCGCTTAACAACAAATTTGCCATATGGATTTTAACCATTATGGTTGTTGTTGCGGGTTTATATTCAGGACTTAATATGAAACAGGAAACGATGCCGAATATTACGATGCCAAACGTTTCCGTCGTTACAACCTATCCAGGTGCAGCACCTGATGAGGTTACGGACAAAGTTACAGTACCAATTGAACAGCGGGTGGAAAATTTAAATGGTGTTGAGCTTGTTAACTCAACATCATTAGCAAACGCATCGTCTGTTCAAATTCAGTACGACTTTGATACAGATATGGACGAGGCAGCGACAGAGGTAGAGGAGGCCATCTCTAATATTTCCTTACCAGATGGAGCGGAGGAGCCGAAAGTTTCTCGGTTAAGTATAAATGCTTTTCCGGTTATGGCATTAAGTGTTAGTGATAAGGATCATTCCCTCGAACAATTGACAAAGCGGGTTGAAAATGATGTGCAACCTACTTTAGAGGGATTGGATGGCGTTTCTGATGTCCAAATTACGGGGCAGCAAGTACAAAAAGTAACGATTGATTTTGATGATGCCAAACTTAACAAATATGGCTTAACAGAAGACAAAATCAAACAACTCATTCAAGGTTCAGATGTTTCATTTCCATTGGGTCTAACCAATTTTGATGGCGAAGTGAAAAATCTGGTCATTGATGGAAATGTTGCAACGGTTGATGACTTACGAGCAATCAAAATTCCAGCTGTACCACAGTCAGCATCTCAAGGCGACATGTCTCAGCAAGGAGCAGCGCAACAAGGCGGAGCGGCCCAAGGGACAGAACAACAAAACAAAGCGGCCCAATCAAATGGAGCCAATCAACAAACACAGGCCCCTGCAGAAATACCGACTGTTCAACTAGGTGAACTAGCGGATATAGAAGTGGTTGGAGAAGCAGAATCCATTTCCCGAACAAATGGCGAAGATTCTGTTGGGATTCAAATTGTAAAGGCGCCAGATGCGAATACGGTTGAAGTTGTTAATAATGTGAAAGACGCTATTGGTGACTTTGAAGATGATTACGGTCTTACTGTAACGACTACGTTTGACCAAGGCGAACCAATTGAAGAATCGGTTAATACGATGTTAAGCAAGGCATTATTTGGTGCCCTATTTGCGATCGTGATTATTTTACTTTTCTTAAGAAGTATCAAAACGACCTTAATTTCCATTGTTTCGATCCCATTATCCTTATTAATGGCAGTGTTCCTGCTGGATCAAATGGACATCACCTTAAACATTATGACATTAGGTGCATTGACAGTGGCGATTGGTCGGGTAATTGATGACTCGATAGTTGTTATTGAAAATATTTATCGACGAATGGCCTTATCGGGTGAAAAATTACGAGGACGCGATTTAATTCGGGAAGCAACACGTGAGATGTTTATTCCGATTTGTTCCTCTACAATCGTGACCATTGCCGTATTCTTGCCGTTAGGTTTAGTAAGTGGACAAGTTGGCGAGATGTTCATGCCATTTGCTTTGGCAGTTGTCTTTGCACTCGCATCTTCCTTGATTGTCGCAGTGACAATAGTTCCAATGCTTGCACATTCACTGTTTAAAAAAGATTTAAACAAAATGGCAACAAACGAAACTGTTCAACACGAGAAAAAGCCGAATAAATTAACAAGAGGATACAAACGCATTCTCGATTGGGCATTAAATCACAAATTGATAACCTTTGGCGGATCTGTCATTGTATTAGTACTCAGCTTCTTACTAGTACCAGTCATCGGTGTTAGCTTTTTACCAGATGAAGAACAAAAAATGATCATGGCTACGTACAGCCCTGAACCAGGAGAAACTAGGGAGGAAGCGGAAGAAGTAGCATATGATGCGGAAGAATACATTAGCAACCATGACGGTGTTACAACCTATCAATTTTCATTAGGTGGCGGTAGCCCAATGGGTGGAATGATGGGAATGGGTGGAGATAATTCCGCACTATTCTTCATTGAGTATGATTCTGATTTTGAAAACTTTAACGATGAAACAACAAAAGTGATTGATACCCTCAATAAAAATACGGACAAAGGCGAATGGGGTAGTATTGATTTTGCTAGTATGGGTTCAGGATTGGAAATGTATGTTTACGGCGATAACACAGAAGATATCCAAGGTGCCGTTGATCAAATTCTCCCTGTCATGAAAGAAAATGATGATTTGGAAAAAGCCGAATCAAGCCTATCGGAAGCCTATGATCAATATACACTAGTCGCAAATCAGGAAAAATTAAGTCAATCTGGATTGACAGCAGCACAAATTGGTATGAATTTAAGTGATTCAGGTGAAGCTCCAATCCTTACAACGGTAAAACATGATGGCGAAGATGTGAATGTATATATCGAAGTGGATGAGAAACAGTATGACAGTATTGATGATTTGAAGGACTCCGAAATTCAAACACCATTAGGAACAACAGTGAAAGTAAAAGATGTGATGGATGTTGAAGAAGGAAAATCACCAGATACAATTGAACGTCGAGAAGGAAAAATGTATGCATCACTTTCTGCAGACATCAAAACAGATGATGCAGCAGCTGTTTCAAAAGAATTAGAAGACAAAATTAGTGATTTGGACTTGCCTGATGGGGTGAGTGTTGATTTTGGCGGGGTAACTGAGCAAATCAACGAATCATTTACACAATTAGGACTTGCTATGTTAGCTGCAGTAGCAATTGTCTACTTTGTCCTTGTCGTCACGTTTGGCGGGGCATTAGCACCATTTGCGATCCTGTTCTCCTTACCATTTACGATCATTGGCGGACTGGTTGCACTTTGGATTGCCAACGAACCATTAAGTGTATCAGCAATGATCGGTGCGTTGATGTTAATTGGAATTGTGGTAACGAACGCAATTGTGCTGATCGATCGTGTTATTCATAAAGAAAAAGAAGGACTTTCAACAAGAGAAGCGCTTCTTGAGGCAGGTTCAACAAGGTTAAGACCAATCTTGATGACTGCACTCGCAACAATCGGTGCCCTCATACCACTGGCAATTGGTATGGAAGGTGGCGGACTTATCTCGAAAGGACTTGGTGTGACGGTAATTGGCGGTCTCACAAGTTCAACGATATTGACGCTCGTGATTGTACCAATTGTTTATGAAGCACTCGCAAAGTTTCGCAAAAAAAAGACGAATGAATAA
- a CDS encoding YjfB family protein, giving the protein MDVAAMSVVMANSQLRSDASLAIMDKSMGVMEQKGQQMTEMLQQSAVPVAHPTLGNAIDIKA; this is encoded by the coding sequence ATGGATGTAGCAGCAATGTCAGTCGTTATGGCAAACAGTCAACTGCGTTCAGATGCTAGCTTAGCGATTATGGACAAATCAATGGGAGTAATGGAGCAAAAAGGGCAACAAATGACAGAAATGTTGCAGCAATCAGCAGTACCAGTAGCCCACCCAACACTAGGAAACGCGATTGATATAAAGGCATAG
- a CDS encoding competence protein ComK translates to MGVADSLIYEITQQTKAIMRKDSAYYRARILEAGQTKDKLCIHKPEKILQNSCLINGSSLLGRRTAVKQILKTRSKLPIPVIPEKDVFMLPTASTKSKDCVWLSFYHIEYYEQRDNRTYVSFYDGSGIYVNSSENTIDMQIKKASQVITKMNRPSTFG, encoded by the coding sequence ATGGGGGTTGCCGATTCACTAATATATGAAATAACACAACAAACAAAAGCGATCATGAGAAAAGACTCTGCTTATTATCGAGCACGTATTCTGGAGGCTGGCCAGACCAAGGACAAGCTTTGCATACATAAACCGGAGAAAATACTTCAAAACAGCTGCTTAATAAATGGTTCGTCATTGTTAGGCAGAAGGACTGCTGTCAAACAAATTCTTAAGACCCGCAGCAAATTACCAATCCCGGTAATTCCTGAGAAAGATGTGTTTATGCTGCCAACAGCCTCAACCAAAAGCAAAGATTGTGTATGGCTCTCCTTTTATCACATCGAATATTACGAACAACGCGATAACCGGACGTATGTATCTTTTTACGATGGCTCAGGTATTTATGTCAACTCATCCGAAAATACGATCGATATGCAAATTAAAAAGGCCAGCCAAGTGATAACGAAAATGAACCGTCCATCCACTTTTGGCTAA